The sequence TTTCCTCTTCTTGACTTTGGGAATAAACACAATACACTCCATGTCAAGGCAGCAAAAAGAGGTGTTACATCTTTTAACCTGAATGTTTTGTTTCTCACTGCCTAAAAGCTTAAATAATGTTAGTCAAACATCAGAGGACAATTAATCACTAACTTATTCTGTAAGATATTTGATCAAATCTTACTTTATAAACAActctgtaaaaatgtctgttttctCCAGAAAAGGTTTGAGCTTCAATACAACCGCTGCTTTACGCAAATGTGATCTCTGCGCCTTTCGTTCTGTAACCAGCTTCCCTTGCAGCAGTGAAGTGAAATGGGTAATCAAGCCCATGATTTCTGCATACTTCACAGTTCAGAACGATTTCATGAAGCTTAATGCTTAAAAAGCCAAGTGTTTACCATTCCTTCAGCAGAGCCTATCAGCTAGATGTCTTaaatttgaatcacttatgttagAATAAAACAATCAATGCCACAAGTAAAGTCCTTATATGATTAGCACATGAACCCTGACATAAAGCAAggtataaattttaaatattagcaCCAGTACTTGTATTGGTTCTAGGTCAGACAAGTCAAAATTGAAAAGTGGAGTGGCTGCCATGTGAAAGTCACTTGGGatacaagaagaaaaatattcccTTGGCCATCCAGAAGCACTCTAGAGGCAACAGGCAGGCAGGTGACTATGTATCAAACTGCTTCTCAGTGGTATAATAGAATTAACAAAATGCTCTTGAAGCATAATGAatgaaaagacttaaaaaaaaaaaaaaaagttatgcgtTCTGGAACTGAGCTTTGTGCGTGTCTAGTATTGGCAAAGAAACCCAGGCAAAATGAGACATCCATGTAAGTACAAGCATGTTTATAAACAAAATTCCTTACCAATAATATTGACTATAACATTAACATTACTGGCAAAGACTATAAAATATGTCCTTTTCCCTTTAATATTTAAACCTGGTAAGTTTTTTAAGCACTTAGATGTCGATACTCAGATACTAAACACATTCTACCATAAGCAGGAGTTCTTTTAGTATAAAGATTATTCATAATTCTATAAAAATAGTTCCACACAACCAAAGTCTctccaaataaaaattaaacaattttaaagaaatctcGTAAATAGACACACACTCTCCATGAAAAATTTTTAAGCTAGgcagataaaaagaaaagtgcTAGCAATTTAGAATAAAATGGGTACTAAGAGAAGACTTTGCTACTAGCATTTCAATTTCCCGTTAAAAATTTCTTTCCAGATGATAACTGTTTTATACTTCATACACAGAGCCTCATAATCATTTATACCACATATAGTTACAACTGAATACAACACTCAGGTAAGGATGACAAACTTCGAAACcaatcataaaacaaacaaaagccataTTCTTTTTGGAAATAAACCTTTTAGTTACTATTTCTCATTCATTTgtcagaaattttttaaatgtaatttttggTTAGTTCTTAAAAACAAAGTATTTCTTCTTTTAGAGTACACAAAATTTTTCAagtgttttaaatgtttttaaagagttaaagtatgtgtgtgtacacacacgcatgcacatacTCATGTCCGTGTATGTAAGTAGGGATATTTACTGAAGAATTACTTTGGAATAAGGACCTGAAGTTGTTGATTAAATTGTGGTATCTACATAGTGGAAATAAGTAATTCCAGCCTGTTATTTACATATTTCCAATGTTAATGTTTCTGTTTTTGGCAATTTCAAATATTCCTTGGTTAATATCCTTGTATATTTATCTGAATGCCTGCTTTCAACCATAGGTGAATACAGAGCAGATAAATACATAGACTGGCATGAAACAATACCTACGACAATTGTGTGAAAACCGTGGATCACAGAAGAGTATCCCCACCCAAACAGAAGAGCATACATGATATTAAGTCATTTATGTTTAATAGAAACATATGTGCTTACGTATGCACAGAAAAGGTCTGGATGACTGGACACCCAACATTAGCTGTATTATTTAAGACTTTTTAAGTGAGCTACGCTAccatgataatttaaaaatatacttcatAATCCTATTATAGTTTTTAAAGGCCTGAGCAATCTCTTTTAGCTTTAACTGTTACCAGTAGTTCTAGGTTTGAATCACATCTTATTGCTCTTTCTCTTCTTGGAAATTTGAGGCTCTAAATCCATACAGAATTCATTACAAATGAAATCGCTTCTTGAACATTTTGTCCAAAGTGTTAgtagtgcttttttttaaaaaaagaaatcacatttCTGCCATTAAGGCAAGAATTCCTAATCATAACAAGCAgctctaagtaaaaaaaaaaaaaaaggcatttgaatcCAGCCAACAGAGAGTAGGAGCGAGGCGTAAGAAAATTTCAAGAATTAGGAAGTTCTAGGTGAAAAAAGAACTCTGTCTTTCATTTTAGATTTAAGTAGCAAGTTCAGAAACACATTAATTTTATTCAAAACAAAACTACTTTTGAATTAATTTACATAAATACAATAATGATTGTTTTTCTGGTAATATCATTACTGAATTGTATGGTGTAAAGTAGAACGGATATGCTTTTCCCATTCAGGCCATCACCTATCCGCATGTTTGATTTCAAATTCCTTCCTTTATACCTTTATGAAGTCATTTTTATAGCAGTATGATTTCTTTGGAGttcctaacttaaaaaaaaaaaatatttctagtgATCCATGcctcactgtatcaatccatgacCATCCCAACGTCAAACACTCAAATCCATCTAAAATGATACTCCAAAGTTAACAGGAATATTaaatttatgcaaaaaaaaaaaaaacaaaaaaaaaaaacccagaaacaaaatcaattgaACAGCATTTTGAGTTCTACAATGACAATTTAAAAGTAAATGTTTTTCTACCCTTCCTTACCCCCTAAATTAAATAATCATGATTTTATTAGTACATAAACTCTTCTTAATGAAGTAACTCTAAAATGATGAGAGATGTTACTAATGACAGGCTCATGGAcattaaaatggttaaaaaaaaaacccactcttTAAAGTAAACTGAACTGTTTCCAATTCCTGGACTCAACAGCCTCAGACAGTTATTTCCATTAGCAAGCCACAtctatattttgtaaatattctgtcataatcATTGCTGACTTGTTCTAATCATACCACCATTTCTGGAAAGACATGTTTGTTGCTAGGTTTTCCTCATCCCATCAAATAGCGTTTCCACAAACTGCTGGTTGACCACATTTCCTTAACAATTTAAATGCCACTAATgcccacttggagccctggtggtgcagtggtgaagagctcggctgtGTTTTTGATGTCATCTCTCTTCCTATTTAAAAATCAACTTCCTTTGCAATGATTTTAAAGGTCATTGCAGGAAAATTTGGGAGCAAGAATTCCTAAAATCATATTCAGTGCCAAATGCAAAAACACTCTGGGGATAATCACCAAAGAGCAAAAATCGAAATTATAATTTCTCtatgaagatttttttctcttactcATTCTTAATTCataatacagtatttttttttaaagtaatgtaCACCCAAAAGAAAACCTTCCCACTTACATCTTAAAAATCACTTTCTGTAGAGCTCAAAACAATATCTGATGACAAAGATTTGAAACACATACAGTCGATCAATTAGCAACTACAAAGTGAAAATGCATAACCTAGCATAGAAAGTAAACGCGAAAGCAAGGCAAGACTAGATGCGTCAAGACCAGAAACCAAAAACTCCTTATTCACTGGGAAAACAACGGGAACTAAAAATGATcctcttaaaaaacaaatgatCCTCTTACAAGGTTTTTTTAAGAGTCAAGTTTTCCTCTTCACCATTATTTCAACCATACCTCTTAATGAAAAAGAGAGTGTATATGCACAAGGAGCTGAGTATATTCGAAACTTAGATTCTtacttttgattttcttcttcttctgattCTTCATGCTGGTCAAATAATTCCCATTTAGAAGTTGTTACAGCTGAATGGATGGAAAAAAAGGATGTAATTCCATAAGGTAAATTAGCATTTTGCAGTAGCACAGTAGAAGCCCAGCTTCAGAACTGAAAGTTTGTATTACGTAAGTTTTTATCTACATTTACCTATTCTTTTAACAGCCATTTCTATGTGCTAAATAATATAAATCTTTCCTCACACCTATAATTTTATTCGAGcgtacaaaatgacaaataatattGTCATCCTCATTTCTGTGCTGGCAGGTAAGATTTATCTAATTAGAACCCATAAATATTAAGAACTACAGGTTATAAGCACTAGGATATGTGTCCAAGTAAGGAAGTCATCAAAGGCAGGCTGGTCTAAACTGCATCTAGTAAGTCACACATTATGAGAGGGTCAAAGCTTGGTTTCTTTGAAACTGACCTTTAAGTAGATTTCCAAATAGGTACCCCTCTACTCTACATTTTCTACTGAAATGGCTTAAGAGGTTTTTAGTGATTTCTCTGATTACTCAAGTAAGCTTCCACACCAAAGGATTTAAGAAAACTGTAACAGCAACCACAATGAAGTTTAGCCACCAGACACAAAATATGCTAACACTGGGTGCTAAGGTTCAAacatttataaaacataaaaggaaaacacacacacgaaaaaCTTTAATTTATAAGCACTTAATTTTCTGACGCTCAATATTTATTATACTTTTACACTCACCCTGTGCTTCCAATTCCGATTCATCTACAGCTTCCCATTTTGATGGGGCAACTTTAAATATAGGCtcattcttctttgagtcttccgTCGCATCCACTATTGGAGAGAGGTGCACCATTAACGTGGACTACTAGAGGCTGACCCAAAGCAACGGACTCACTGGTATTCACTATCTTACtgaacagtaaaataaaataaggccACGCATGGACTAATGATGACAGTGTCTACTAGAGGCTGACCCAAAGCAACGGACTCACTGGTATTCACTATCTTACtgaacagtaaaataaaataaggccACGCATGGACTAATGATGATAGTGTCTACTAGAGGCTGACCCAAAGCAACGGACTCACTGGTATTCACTATCTTACtgaacagtaaaataaaataaggccACGCATGGACTAATGATGATAGTGTGGAGAAGGACTATGACTAATCCAATTCTTTACACCTGAGGTCCAATTTTCAAAGAGTATGCCAATTCAGAAAATACAgattaccagtatttcaaacactggAGAAGTTGAGGAAGTAAAAAATCTTAAGCACTTTATTATAAATATTGTTTTAACTACAGCATTCACATATTGCTCAATCTTTTAACACATAATTCAAATGTACTTAAGACTGTGTATActtatttccaaaaattattttaggcAGCTAGCATAACTGCGTTACCAAGAAAActaatcttaaaaacaaaactgataaaaCCAGGCACCTGGGACTATGAATATAATTAAGCACAAGACTTAGCCTATAATTTTCTGACGAtcaagccaaaaaaacaaaaacttgctaATCTATAGAAGGCTGACTGTCCCAACACAAAAATGCGACCAGAAAGAGAATATTTTTCTTGGCGCTTTCAACTGTACTACTGGGTATTTGAATTTTGAAAGgtgaagagataaaagaaaaaagttaataaCTCGACACCTTCTTAATCAGAAATTCTAACCATTTTGAACTTACGAGGTACTCCATCAAGATCATCATCAAGACTCTTTATAGGGACTCCATCGAGGTCATCAATGGGAGTAGCATCAATAGGAATTCCATCCACATCTTCAAGAGGTGCGCCGTCAAGCTCTTCCTCAATGGGGGCACCATCGAGGTCATCTGGTACATCCTACAGAGACATGCACTATCGTGGCATGTTCCTTTGCCTGCTAAAGTCATGTTGCTACAATAGTAATCTATAATCTAATACTAATCAACCAGGTGGATATCCACTCATATTCCCAAACTTGAGGTGGTAGaagtgaagaagaagaaggatTCAAGTATTTGGGAAGTAAAAAACAGCAGAATGGTAATGAAGACAATCTGCTACCATAGTCGCAGAACTTTTCATGTACATACTCACTTACGTAACCAAAACACccgctgctatcaagttgattccaactcatagcaaccctgtaggaccgtgtagaactgccccatagggtctccaaggcttaatctttacggaaacagactgccacaactctctcccatggagtggctggtggattgtaaccactgaccttttttttttttggtcagcagccaaacactcgaccactgcatcaccagggctccttatttactTATACAACAACGGTTAACTTAACGAAATGCAATTATGCTACATTGATCTTACTTGCTTTTTCTGCTCTACTtgctgtatatacacacatataatacATGTtgctatacatacatatacacacatacatataaatctTTTCATGTCATcaaatgaaaaatcagccaccaatgTTAACATAAGTATACAAAACAGAATActgttatatatataatttcaactCCAGAGCTCTGGCAATGCCAGCAACAAAATCCACTCGGTAGTGGTAAACAGAAGATACTTTTCACAAAAAAATGTTACGTGCATCTATAACATACCACACCCTCCAGTGTCCcccacaaataaattaaaaaaaaaaaaaaaaaaagacaaatacactGAGTGcctacctcagtttccttttcttcgATAATATTTACAAGCcctaagaaaatgttttgtagtttGATCAAAAATGGCTCTGGATAAATTGCCCAATCTTCCCATGCTCTGAAGCAGGTCATTACCCTTTGCTAAAATaggaaacaaattatttttgtagGACAACATGTGTCAAACATCAGTTTATGAGAAGTACCATTATTACTTGCtctattttcttttaaactgACATTCTTTATAAAATTTAGGTAAAGAAAATTATAATATACCACtattgtaacttaaaaaaaatcaaagtcgccttctaattaaaagaaaagcagcagccctaaaaaataaacttgttcataaaataatgttttataagtataatgaaaaagaaacagTAACTGTTTGCTACTGACCAGCTACGGCCAACGCCCACACCACTACCGCTACCATTAGACGACATTCTAGGAGACACCATCACAGAGAATTATGAAGTTGGAAATCAGCATAGCCGAATCTTGACCTGAATCCCTTATGGTCCAATAAAGTACTTTCTAATTCTGGCTAATACTTTTCTCTGTCCTTCCCTAAACTTTTCTGCAAGTTCTGATTTATGacctaaaataaaatgaagttgtTTGAGTTCCCTAAATGGTGGGGTCACTGGGAATCTTCCCAAACTAAAATATTTCCCTAACAAAAAGTCTTCTTCCTATGAAAGTACACTTATTTATTCAATTATAAGTAAGGTAATTTGTTTAGCTTTTCTTAAAGTTGGTCCACATCTTAAGAGATTAAAAAGTTAGTTACTAaatctattttctaaaacaaaaaccaaacccactgctgttacaAATACTAAATGTATATTCCCTAATCCAGTCAAATTATATCTACCATTACAAAACAAATGATCTTCTAAATGCATTCTAGGAAAGactgtttaaaatattaaatgaaaacacCAAAACtaaatacctgaaaaaaaaaaaaataacactcgtcaatatacttttttaaatttctgacaTTTTTGACAATGACGGTAAAATCAGTGGTAGCAGAAGTTTAAAggaatattttctaaaatacCCAAGTTTTAAATTACCATCATACACTTGTGTTATGTATTTTTCTATCCCTCCTATGCACCCTGGCCCACTCCCCTCCACAACCATCCACTACTCTCCCTACCCTTTTAAAACACTAGggcaaatggacacggggaacctggagtggaaaacgggagcgtgctgtcacattgtggggactgcaaccagtgtcacaaaactatgtgtataaattttttgaatgagaaactgagctgtaaactttcacataaatcaattaaaaaaaaaaaaaaaacctagggcaaaaaatagtaaaataatgcACATACCTTAAAGTTTTCAGACTGCAAATGGCCTTGAATTGTACGATAGGTAGCATTGAGGTCTGAAAATATCTGACATAACTTTGTTTCAAAACTGAAATTCAaataatttattctttaaaaGAGAACTTGTTTAACCAGTCCCTAACCACTTCAATGTGCTAGCCAATGAAAGCCTCTCTTAGacttaaaatatttaggaaataaATTAATTAAGCAATTTCAGAACATCAAGAAGTCTAAAACCACAACTGAAATGCTTTAACTCTATTCCTCAGAATTTTTCTACTGCAAATTTGCCAAGAGTCCTAATAGACTAGTTCCCTTTATTAAGAGAAATTTTACACTGAGGATCCTTTAAGCCATCGAGTTGtgatttgttttataaaataaaaagcttagaaaagttaagcaacttgtccaagaaaaagaaactaaTGGCAGAGCTAAGACTAGAACCCAGCTCTCCAAATTTCCCTTCAGAACACTGGATATCATCAGTTCCTAGGGAACAGCTTCCCTGAGCCTagtttataaattaaaataaaggaGAACTCTGGAGAGCTAAGGAAGAGTTAACATATTAATTACAGTACAGCAACATAATTTCTTACTGCCTTAGAAAATATTAACAATGAATTACAATCAACACAATAATGATCAGATCCTATagttgtctttagtttttttctttgtgcttgCCATCATTTGTACTGCAAACTTGTTATAAAAATGGctaaatatacaataaaaatgaaattattttttaattccaccTGTTTGTTTCACTGTCAAGAAACTAATAGGAAATGAAAACTTTCAGATAGCTCTGACAATTTAGCTTACAGTGGTTTATAGTTCAATaaaatcaaaaaatttttttaatcttaccaaCCATGAATAAATTCAAATTATCGTATTATGGGGGGAGGGGTATCAATTGACAAAACAATCCTCTTTTTCTGAATTCCTTatctttaagtattttatttcaggATTACCAGTTTAAAGTATTATACTTACAATTTTCTATAATATGAAGCATTGGCAACTTTGGCTGAAGAGTTGTACAAAACATCAGAAACCAAATATAATCTGGCAATctagaataccagaaatataatACAAAGCAGATTAAAAATGGTGGTATACTTGGAACAAAAATCATTAGCCAAATCtacacaaaaatatttataacagctttatttataattaccAAATCTTGGAAGCAACTGAGATATCCTTCAAAAGGTGAATGTACAAACAAattggtacatccatacaatggagtattattccgTGATAAAAAGTAATTAGCTACCAAGCCACAAAAACATATGGAGGAACCATAAACGAATATTGCTAAGTGAACAAAGCCACAAAGGGAAACGATTCCAACtaaatgacattctggaaaagagaaCACTACAGAGACAATGAAAGAACAGTGGCTGCCAGGGGTTCAGGGGGAGAACGGGAGGATAAATAGGCAAAGCACAGAGCATtttaagggcagtgaaactagtctgtatgatattgtaatggtggatacataaCATTAGGGATTTGTcagaactgtacaacacagaCAGTAAACTCTAGCGTAAACTATaggctttagttaataataatgtatcaatactgGCTCActgattgtaacaaatgtaccacactaatgccAGATATTAATAAGAGACACGGGGGGAGGGGCAAGTATACAGGAACTCTGTCCCTTCtgtgtaatttttctgtaaacacaactcttaaaaaaaaaaaagctttaaaaaatcataagTCATTATCTAGAAAAAATTCTGTACCATCATTTCTTGGAATCAGGGGCATAACTCTACTTTTAGCTGTGTTTTAATAATTGCTGCTAATTAGAAGAGCCATGAGAAATTCAACAGCACCACAACTGTGATAAAATTTGTAGCTCATTTACATTTCAACCTGTTGATAGCTCGTACAGCAATGAACATAACAAGCTCTCAGGTACAAGGAAAACAAGACTGCTTAGGAAAGGTTTCTTCTAGTCCAGCTCTTCATGCAAAAAAGCCAACCATTTCCAATACAAAAAGAAGTTAACTATTACCTCACCTTTACTTAAACATTCAAAAAGAAGTCATTCCCATACCTTTTTAGGAAGGGGTGTCTTTAAGATGGACAATGACTCAGTAATGCAATCCACTATTTCTTCAGCAGCTTCAGCATTATTAAGACAGAAAACCATTGCATCTCCAATATCATTTTTCCTTGGAGTTAATCCCCGTAAGATTTCTTCTAACTTATCCCTCTGTCtgaatacaaatatttttaacttaTACTTTACAGATACAAATCTCAAATACATACCTTCTGCTTATAAACTAATTTCTTTAAAACTCAAAGAACTTGAATACATATTTCTAAAAAGAtctacaaatggccagtaagcacatggAAAAAATTACAGGTGTTTTTCAAGTGTCTCTAAGTGCAGCCAGCCCTATTATTCCATACACTGAAGAAGACCCTTCATGTTCTTTACTCCCCTTCTTTGAAAGAAGTTGATTTCTTCAGCACTGTGGCATAGCATAGGATTAGGACAGCCTAAATTAAGGACTGGCAAACATTTCCTATGAAGGGCCAcgtagtaaatatttcaggctttgcaggccataaggTCTCTATCACAGTGCTCAACTCTGCTGCTGTACTAACGAAGCAAccataaataaaactttatttataaaaataggcaGTAGCCAGATTTGCCCTGTGGGCTGATGGTACCAACGTCTGGGGTAATGACTAACACCTATCTTCAGAAGCATATCCTCAAATAATTACTATAGCCCTCTACTCACGAGTCGTCTCACAAACAATACATCAATGCAACCAATATTAATATTTGCAGACTAGGCAGTAAAATATATAATCCTATATGCTAAAAACTCTTTTACTCAGCTTTTTCCCATGTGGTATACAGAACTTCCTCTGAACATTCGATAGTTAACTTGGTTCCTGCTTCTTAAAACCACAGCAGTTCTGACTGAGTACTAATAACAACACATACTTCGGTCACCTAACAACTCACCACACACTGACAAACTCTGTGGAggggctttgcatagtcaaccaTCTGACCCTACTGGCCATACAGTAATTTTTCCTCTTTATATTGTATTCAGAGAGGCAAGAATACTGAAGGTCCATAGACAATTTCTGTGACAATCTGATGTATTCCAATGCTGGAGGAAGAGTCAATCTTTAAGAGATCATCATTAATTTTATCAGTAAGAAGAGGCCGAGGTCAGCAGCACACACATAGTTGTATTTGCCAAGATGTTTGTTTAAAATTACATTGCATATGACAAAAAATGttaccattttaaatatttacaagTGAAAAAACCACTTTCTTTTAGGTTACCATCTCTAGAAAGACTACTGTAAGAGTATGTGACTTTTCTGAATGtgtaatagaaagaaaaaaaaaatcttactcttCCTTCAGTGCTCCCTTTTTACTAGGCTCCTCAACAAAAGCTTCTGTTTCTTGCTCTTCTGACATCCCATGCAGGTATGGATTTAATGGTGGTGGCCTCCAAAAAGATCCATTTTTGAACATTCGAAAATCTTCTGTCCTCCACTTAGTTGGAGAATCTCCCTAATAAAAGCCCAGAATGTTATTAGAAAGGTCTAATAACTCAGAGTCAAAATAAACAAAGTAATAGACTGTACTTGCCTGCAGAATAGAATAAAGCTTCCACCTATAGTAAACATGGGCTGGTGTCTGATTTTCAAATAAgaacctaaaacaaaaaagaaaaaaatacattaaacatcACATTCTTTAACAAAGAGCTATCCTCAAGTAAATATTAACAAATGAGAATTACTTGCCTAATTAGTTCCAAATAAAACTGAAAGCAAAGATCCCAGAAAAGAAATCCTCACCCCACtgctaccagccactccctccaACCCAGCCCGAAACTGATTTCCTGTCTTAGTGACTTACATTAATATTCAGAAGGGCTTCATGCATCTTGCCAAGTCTTAAAACCACCTTTATGGAACACTATGTGTCAAATACTGTGTCTGGCAATGGTGAAATTTTCACAACATACAATTTCAAAAGTAGTGATTTTATACTACTTAAGTgaaaaagtggaaaccctggtggcatagtggctaagagctacagctgctaaccaaaaggttggcagttcgaatccaccaggtactccttggaaacaccatgaggcagttctactctgtgctatacggtcgctatgagtcagagttgactcgatggcaaaaggtttggttttttggtttaagcaaaaaatgttaatttcttagaCATAATTCAAAGACAAGCAAATTCCCTTAAACCTCATTTGTTTTAGTGTATCTCACTTATAAAAGATTCATTTTTGAAAGGTATAATGGACAATATTCTCCTCCCGAAGAATcctgaaaacaataccatttaattGACTACATCAAAATCATGCGGAAAATTGACCCAAGCACTTTTTAGTCTAATTACTAAAATTGCCTTTTCACACTATTACAAATCCCACActttttagaattttgttcttggaaatattttttaattttgaagttaAAAGTACTTTTAAAATGCACACCTGAACATAGGATTGTTGATTTCTCTGTTCATAATCATAGCTTCAAACATTGGCCCTTCACGTACAACAAACTCTATCATGCGATGTATCAGGGCGAGCAAATtcctacaacaacaacacagttaaAGAAAATGGATTCAGACCTACCACTATATAAAACTACACTTGATCTAAGTTACTATAATTGCGCAGGAAAAGATTATTTTGCTGACTAATATGGAATTTCAAACAAAAAAGTAACCTGGAGCATATGTTAAAGCCTTGTGCATTAAGGGGGGACAGGGCAGTGGGGGCAGGGGagtgggaaaggaaggaaaggtgaagggagggtgggagaccaCAACACAGCCTCATAGTAGTAAAGACTTAATTTTCTAAGTGccacttaattttattttctaaatgcaAAACATTAAATTATGAATTACAACTAACTGGGAAGCAGTAAATACATAAAATCAGTACCTCAGAGCTTACATGTTATCATAACCATCTAAAAGCTTACATactatgttttaaaagaaaatatcccTAAAACAGGCACTTCTGAGGTGGTACTGAAATGTTATAACCATGActataatttataaaaatgcaAAACTATTTAACAAGTTTAAGGCCTGACTTAATAAAAAATCCATCTCATGCCTGTGTTTTTCTGGTACACATATACCAGATGGAGTTTTTATTGAATCTGACCTTTAATGAGGCAACATCCCTTTGGATCACACTTCAAACTAGTTCATATCATTCCTGAAACGTATAATTCTGCCTATATATTAATTATGAGTCAGTGAAGCAATTATAGTGCCAAAGCTTTAAATGAATGGGAGTCTTACTCTGTCCAAAATATTCCAATATGGGGACACGGTGAGATGCCCGCTTCATTTTCCATGCCAATTATTTTCTAATACTTAAgccaaaaataaacatttataac comes from Elephas maximus indicus isolate mEleMax1 chromosome 23, mEleMax1 primary haplotype, whole genome shotgun sequence and encodes:
- the U2SURP gene encoding U2 snRNP-associated SURP motif-containing protein isoform X3; the protein is MLLCYRHLKTRRILRRNLLALIHRMIEFVVREGPMFEAMIMNREINNPMFRFLFENQTPAHVYYRWKLYSILQGDSPTKWRTEDFRMFKNGSFWRPPPLNPYLHGMSEEQETEAFVEEPSKKGALKEEQRDKLEEILRGLTPRKNDIGDAMVFCLNNAEAAEEIVDCITESLSILKTPLPKKIARLYLVSDVLYNSSAKVANASYYRKFFETKLCQIFSDLNATYRTIQGHLQSENFKQRVMTCFRAWEDWAIYPEPFLIKLQNIFLGLVNIIEEKETEDVPDDLDGAPIEEELDGAPLEDVDGIPIDATPIDDLDGVPIKSLDDDLDGVPLDATEDSKKNEPIFKVAPSKWEAVDESELEAQAVTTSKWELFDQHEESEEEENQNQEEESEDEDDTQSSKSEEHHLYSNPIKEEMTESKFSKYSEMSEEKRAKLREIELKVMKFQDELESGKRPKKPGQSFQEQVEHYRDKLLQREKEKELERERERDKKDKEKLESRSKDKKEKDECTPTRKERKRRHSTSPSPSRSSSGRRVKSPSPKSERSERSERSHKESSRSRSSHKDSPRDVSKKAKRSPSGSRTPKRSRRSRSRSPKKSGKKSRSQSRSPHRSHKKSKKNKH